Proteins from one Gimesia maris genomic window:
- a CDS encoding cyclase family protein produces MIQIHTTCHQRIAALTFLCLLLPGISGCSQETPSPVSEVVATEATQNRTGEITLAQVYEVLQQKKFVDLTHAFEPGIPHWPGFPDESVKTIYWYDKRPDTLGSGFFAQMYCHVGQWGTHADPPAHFVKGGRTLDEIDVREMIMPLVVFDVHAAVEKNPDYTITMDDVRQWEAQHGPVPKNAFAVMRTDWSKRWPDQSAMHNKDKNGVAHYPGWSLEVLKYLYEVRGITASGHETTDTDPGSATTEDDYSLETYILSQNHYQIELLTNLDQLPEAGALAVVTFPKPKGGSGFPARVFAILP; encoded by the coding sequence ATGATTCAGATTCACACCACCTGCCATCAACGTATCGCTGCTTTGACATTTCTCTGCCTGCTGCTTCCGGGGATCAGCGGTTGCAGCCAGGAAACTCCGTCGCCGGTCTCAGAAGTCGTTGCGACGGAGGCGACTCAGAACAGGACGGGAGAGATCACTCTGGCGCAGGTGTATGAGGTTCTGCAGCAGAAGAAGTTCGTTGACCTGACGCATGCCTTTGAGCCGGGGATTCCGCACTGGCCTGGTTTTCCCGATGAGAGTGTGAAGACCATTTACTGGTACGACAAACGGCCCGATACGCTCGGATCGGGCTTTTTCGCGCAGATGTACTGTCATGTCGGTCAGTGGGGGACACACGCCGATCCGCCTGCGCATTTTGTCAAAGGGGGCCGCACGCTGGATGAGATTGACGTCAGGGAAATGATCATGCCTCTGGTCGTTTTTGATGTGCATGCAGCGGTCGAAAAGAATCCGGACTACACGATCACGATGGATGATGTCCGCCAGTGGGAGGCGCAGCACGGCCCGGTTCCCAAAAATGCATTTGCTGTGATGCGGACCGACTGGTCCAAACGCTGGCCCGATCAAAGTGCCATGCATAATAAAGACAAAAACGGTGTGGCCCATTATCCGGGCTGGAGTCTGGAAGTGCTCAAGTATCTCTACGAAGTGCGCGGCATCACCGCTTCCGGTCACGAAACGACCGACACCGACCCTGGCAGCGCGACCACCGAAGACGACTATTCCCTGGAGACCTACATCCTGAGTCAGAACCATTATCAGATTGAACTGCTCACGAACCTGGATCAACTTCCCGAGGCAGGAGCCCTGGCTGTGGTGACATTTCCCAAGCCCAAGGGAGGTTCGGGTTTTCCGGCACGGGTGTTTGCGATCCTGCCGTGA
- a CDS encoding alpha/beta hydrolase family protein codes for MKLLSLCLFLTASLLLLDLNSALAEPYNPLKTTENSSSKPIDITMRDKNRDRNIPLRIYLPAQKQAAPVVLFSHGLGGSRTGCQYLGEHWSARGYVVVYMQHAGSDETVWKGVPLLERLKALKSATTLQNTVDRYQDVSAVLDQLSLWKNDATSQFHKKLDLRHIGMSGHSYGAVTTQGVSGQAWRLVGQRFTDPRIEAAVMFSPSTQGKTDPALSFGEVKIPWLLLTGTKDTSPINDTTVEDRRKVFQGLPDSIDRYELVLIDAPHSAFSDGTERPGRFRRNPKYHEEILAVTTAFWDTYLRQNEQARVWLQGKPCQQQLDPKDEWQFQTRSGKKAKE; via the coding sequence ATGAAACTTCTGTCCCTCTGTCTGTTTCTGACCGCCAGTCTACTCCTGCTCGACCTGAATTCCGCACTGGCAGAACCATACAATCCCCTGAAAACGACAGAAAACAGCTCCTCGAAACCGATCGACATTACAATGCGGGACAAAAACCGGGATCGCAACATTCCCCTGCGGATTTACCTCCCCGCACAGAAACAGGCGGCTCCGGTCGTTCTGTTCAGCCACGGACTGGGTGGTTCGCGAACCGGCTGCCAGTACCTGGGAGAACACTGGTCGGCCCGCGGCTATGTGGTCGTCTACATGCAGCACGCCGGCAGCGATGAAACGGTCTGGAAAGGAGTCCCCCTCCTCGAACGACTCAAAGCACTGAAATCGGCAACCACGCTGCAGAATACTGTCGACCGCTACCAGGATGTCTCGGCTGTACTCGATCAACTGTCACTGTGGAAGAACGATGCGACCAGCCAGTTTCACAAAAAACTCGATCTGAGGCACATCGGCATGTCCGGTCATTCCTACGGTGCTGTCACGACACAGGGGGTCAGCGGCCAGGCCTGGCGACTGGTTGGCCAGCGGTTTACTGATCCCCGCATTGAAGCCGCCGTCATGTTCAGCCCCAGCACGCAAGGCAAAACCGATCCCGCGCTCTCCTTTGGCGAGGTGAAGATTCCCTGGCTGCTGCTGACCGGCACGAAAGACACTTCCCCCATCAATGACACGACCGTCGAAGACCGCCGCAAAGTCTTTCAGGGTCTGCCCGACTCAATCGACAGATACGAACTCGTCCTCATCGACGCGCCGCACTCCGCGTTTTCCGACGGCACGGAACGCCCGGGCCGCTTCCGCCGCAACCCTAAATATCATGAGGAAATCCTGGCCGTCACGACCGCCTTCTGGGACACCTACCTTCGCCAGAACGAACAGGCCCGCGTCTGGTTACAGGGCAAACCCTGCCAGCAGCAACTCGACCCCAAAGACGAATGGCAGTTCCAGACCCGGTCCGGGAAGAAAGCGAAAGAATAG
- a CDS encoding alpha/beta hydrolase: protein MLLNYRLRSQYLCYFLTVAVAGFTSSLLLSAEKYTEDPGKKGNGNFVIGPKYQIAPDLTDLGNPKGKHFEFEMPLADSKIFPGTDKTLDPKKEVRKTRKIFVYAPAEYKDGTKAPILVTHDGPSRMDLVCNALDNLTISKDPARRLPAFIVIGVQNGGNDGKGSERGLEYDTMSDRYARFINDEILPAVLNNKEIKAAYPHIAFTDNPWGRATMGCSSGGAAALTMGWFRPDLFRRLITYSGTFVDQQDDDAPEEAKYPLGAWEYHSNMKLIENSDKKPLRIFTHVAENDLRAKDPESTYHNWVMANKRTAAALKAKGYDYRYVFSKGTRHCDRKVFEQTLADTLIWTWRGWHGE, encoded by the coding sequence ATGCTGCTCAATTATCGGCTCCGTTCTCAATATCTCTGTTATTTTCTCACAGTCGCTGTGGCTGGTTTTACCTCCAGTTTGCTGTTATCTGCAGAGAAATATACGGAGGATCCGGGAAAAAAAGGGAATGGCAATTTTGTTATCGGGCCGAAATATCAGATTGCTCCCGATCTGACTGATCTGGGAAATCCCAAAGGAAAACATTTTGAATTTGAGATGCCTCTGGCAGACAGTAAGATCTTTCCCGGAACTGATAAGACTCTCGACCCTAAAAAAGAGGTACGAAAAACTCGCAAGATATTCGTCTACGCTCCCGCGGAATACAAAGATGGTACGAAAGCACCGATTCTGGTGACGCATGATGGGCCGAGCCGTATGGACCTGGTCTGCAATGCGTTGGACAACCTGACGATCTCCAAAGACCCCGCACGTCGACTGCCGGCGTTTATCGTGATTGGCGTCCAGAATGGCGGTAACGACGGCAAGGGGAGTGAGCGGGGGCTGGAGTACGATACGATGTCCGACCGCTATGCCCGCTTCATCAATGACGAAATCCTGCCAGCGGTTCTTAACAACAAAGAGATCAAAGCTGCTTACCCCCATATTGCATTTACCGACAATCCCTGGGGCCGGGCTACCATGGGCTGCAGTTCGGGCGGAGCGGCGGCGCTGACAATGGGCTGGTTCCGTCCCGATTTGTTCCGTCGCCTGATTACCTATTCCGGCACGTTCGTCGATCAACAGGACGACGACGCCCCTGAAGAAGCAAAGTACCCCCTGGGTGCCTGGGAATACCATTCGAACATGAAGCTGATCGAAAACAGCGACAAGAAGCCGCTGCGAATTTTCACGCACGTCGCCGAAAACGACCTCCGCGCAAAAGATCCTGAGTCCACCTATCATAACTGGGTGATGGCCAACAAACGGACTGCCGCTGCCCTCAAGGCCAAAGGTTACGACTACCGCTACGTCTTCAGTAAAGGCACCCGACACTGCGACCGCAAAGTCTTCGAACAGACACTCGCCGACACCCTGATCTGGACCTGGCGCGGCTGGCATGGTGAGTGA
- a CDS encoding amidase family protein: MNRRGRIYGVLLILIIFSLSDRLFADEDNTPRLRKLDFTPFQKSLDQFSETRAAEIEEQLRDATILDLQAALQTGKLTSEELTLFFLDRIQRYDEKLRSYIELNPNALSEARAADALRAKGIIHSQLHGIPINLKDNIDTKSPLHTTGGAEILLHHSPEQDAELVTSLRSAGAVILGKASLSEFAGALTMDPTGANAVSGAGVNPYHPGLEVSGSSSGSAISTTAYLTAASIGTETSGSLISPASQNGCVSMKPSLGMVSGRGIIPLVRFQDSAGPITRNVTDAAIMLEIIDTKAVAYLPLLNRDALQDVSVGVLRDEILWSSPPPLPWEFLSEQYTIMQRIDRGLQKSHASPRAIQLPSEELKSLSRLIFIGLAQDTVGYLVNAGAPVTSLSDLRIYNEQQPETRVPFGQLLVTYACSMTGEFADQVGSEENDLPRQYEQLALQVRRQAADILDRIFADNQIDLIVSLANDQSPLYATAGYPAITIPLGLDKAGSPIGVTLIGKQGEDAKLLARAFAFEQATKYRINPGKPYRQIHRFQGVTFDLQSPNIHFGNTLVLKSAKKQTKSKPIRQEIKGSVLGMQARDLNQDSIPEAYIFVRDAEDADSLLIYTFNNQDALTRIDFPHLTDTVGYYGNDHFSVNATTIERIYPLYTSDTSDPGDIRPTGKSRQITYQLKQNTEGVHLEQIQSNERDSPVIE, translated from the coding sequence ATGAATCGCCGCGGCAGGATCTATGGCGTTTTATTGATTCTGATAATATTTTCTTTGTCGGACAGACTGTTTGCCGACGAAGACAACACTCCACGTTTACGAAAACTCGACTTCACGCCTTTTCAAAAATCGTTGGATCAATTTTCGGAGACTCGCGCCGCAGAAATCGAGGAACAACTGAGGGACGCAACCATTCTGGATCTTCAGGCAGCGCTGCAAACGGGCAAACTGACTTCGGAAGAACTCACGCTCTTTTTTCTCGATCGAATTCAGCGTTATGACGAGAAACTGCGGAGCTATATCGAGCTGAATCCCAATGCATTATCAGAAGCCCGAGCAGCAGATGCCTTGAGAGCTAAAGGCATCATACATAGTCAACTGCACGGCATCCCCATCAATCTCAAAGATAATATCGATACAAAGTCGCCCCTTCATACGACAGGTGGTGCAGAAATCCTGCTCCATCACAGTCCGGAACAGGATGCAGAGCTTGTGACCAGCCTGCGTTCTGCCGGTGCTGTCATATTGGGAAAAGCCAGTCTGTCTGAATTCGCAGGTGCTTTGACAATGGATCCGACGGGCGCCAATGCTGTCAGTGGTGCCGGCGTCAATCCTTACCATCCAGGTCTGGAAGTCTCCGGTTCCAGCAGCGGATCCGCAATTTCGACCACTGCTTATCTGACGGCGGCCAGTATCGGCACCGAAACTTCAGGCTCATTGATTTCACCCGCTTCCCAGAATGGATGCGTCAGCATGAAACCCAGCCTGGGAATGGTCAGTGGCAGAGGTATCATCCCGCTGGTCCGCTTCCAGGATTCCGCCGGCCCCATTACAAGAAATGTCACTGATGCCGCGATCATGCTGGAAATAATCGATACAAAAGCCGTTGCATATCTGCCACTGTTAAACAGAGATGCGCTGCAAGACGTGTCAGTCGGCGTTCTGCGGGATGAGATCCTCTGGTCTTCTCCCCCTCCTCTTCCTTGGGAATTCTTATCTGAACAATACACAATCATGCAGCGGATTGATCGGGGACTGCAGAAATCGCACGCCAGTCCCCGGGCAATCCAACTGCCATCGGAGGAGCTCAAATCATTAAGCCGACTGATCTTTATTGGTCTTGCTCAAGACACTGTTGGCTATCTCGTCAATGCAGGAGCACCGGTGACCTCGCTCTCGGATCTACGGATTTACAATGAACAACAGCCCGAAACACGTGTCCCGTTCGGTCAGCTGCTGGTCACCTATGCCTGTAGCATGACTGGTGAATTCGCAGATCAAGTCGGTTCAGAAGAAAACGATCTGCCCAGACAGTATGAACAACTGGCGCTGCAAGTTCGCAGGCAGGCCGCTGACATACTCGACCGGATCTTCGCTGACAATCAAATCGATCTGATCGTCAGTCTGGCAAATGACCAGTCCCCTCTCTACGCCACAGCCGGTTATCCGGCGATTACGATTCCCCTGGGTCTGGATAAGGCCGGCTCCCCCATCGGCGTCACATTGATCGGCAAACAGGGAGAAGATGCAAAATTACTGGCCCGGGCATTTGCCTTCGAACAGGCGACAAAGTATCGAATCAATCCAGGTAAACCATACAGGCAGATTCATCGATTCCAGGGAGTTACCTTTGATCTGCAGTCGCCCAACATCCATTTCGGAAATACGCTCGTACTGAAATCAGCGAAAAAACAGACCAAATCAAAACCGATCCGCCAGGAAATTAAAGGTTCAGTCCTTGGAATGCAGGCCAGAGATCTCAATCAGGACAGTATCCCGGAAGCTTATATTTTCGTGCGCGATGCAGAAGACGCCGACTCCCTGCTCATCTATACGTTCAATAATCAAGATGCTTTAACCAGAATCGATTTCCCCCACCTGACTGACACGGTGGGATATTACGGCAATGATCACTTTTCGGTAAATGCAACGACGATCGAGCGAATCTATCCGCTCTATACCAGCGATACCAGCGATCCCGGCGACATCCGCCCCACGGGGAAAAGCCGACAGATCACCTACCAGCTGAAACAGAATACCGAAGGCGTACATCTGGAGCAGATCCAAAGCAACGAACGCGACAGCCCTGTAATTGAATAA
- the ilvA gene encoding threonine ammonia-lyase, biosynthetic, translated as METRLLDYLQRILNSRVYDVAIESPLELAEKLSNRLANKVWLKREDKQPVHSFKLRGAYNKMSRLTPAELERGVVCSSAGNHAQGVALSARQLGCQAHIVMPVTTPELKSDAVRALGAQVILCGDSYSDAYLHALELQKKHQYVFVHPFDDPDVIAGQGTVGMEILRQHQHPIHAVFVAIGGGGLISGVAAYIKAVRPEIKVIGVQMADSNAMLQSIESGHPVTLPDVGLFSDGTAVKLVGTETFRLTQELVDDFVTVDTDAVCAAIKDAFEDTRSILEPAGAMGIAGMKQYVAQQQLQGQDLVAITCGANMNFDRLRFVAERAEVGEEREALFAVTIPEERGSFKQFCEIVGQRSVTEFSYRISDDREAHVLVGLSIRNRSEVPEITQDFASRGFGVLDLVDDDLVKDHLRYMVGGRSPLVGNERLYRFEFPERPGALMRFLSRMHPSWNISLFHYRNQGSDFGRILVGIQVPDAELPDFQNFLATLGYRHVDESDNPVYQLFLR; from the coding sequence ATGGAAACACGTTTACTGGACTACCTGCAGAGAATTCTCAACTCCCGCGTCTACGATGTCGCCATTGAGTCGCCGCTGGAACTGGCAGAAAAACTGTCAAACCGCCTGGCTAACAAGGTCTGGCTCAAGCGCGAAGACAAACAGCCCGTTCACAGTTTCAAGCTCCGCGGTGCCTATAACAAAATGTCACGTCTGACGCCCGCCGAACTCGAGCGTGGCGTCGTCTGTTCCTCCGCAGGAAATCATGCCCAGGGGGTCGCCCTCAGTGCCCGTCAGCTCGGCTGCCAGGCGCATATTGTCATGCCCGTGACCACTCCCGAACTCAAATCCGACGCGGTCCGCGCCCTGGGAGCCCAGGTCATCCTCTGCGGGGACAGCTATTCCGATGCCTACCTGCACGCACTCGAACTTCAGAAAAAGCATCAGTACGTCTTCGTCCATCCCTTTGATGATCCCGATGTCATCGCCGGCCAGGGAACCGTCGGCATGGAAATCCTCCGCCAGCACCAGCATCCCATTCACGCCGTCTTTGTCGCCATCGGCGGGGGTGGTCTCATCTCGGGAGTGGCCGCTTACATCAAAGCCGTGCGTCCTGAAATCAAAGTCATCGGCGTTCAGATGGCTGACTCCAACGCCATGCTGCAGTCCATTGAATCGGGTCACCCCGTCACCCTGCCCGATGTCGGACTCTTCTCCGATGGCACCGCCGTCAAACTGGTGGGCACGGAAACCTTCCGCCTGACACAAGAACTGGTTGACGACTTTGTGACCGTCGATACCGACGCCGTCTGTGCCGCCATCAAAGATGCCTTTGAAGATACACGCAGCATCCTCGAACCCGCCGGTGCCATGGGCATTGCCGGGATGAAACAGTATGTCGCACAGCAGCAACTGCAGGGACAGGACCTGGTCGCCATCACCTGCGGCGCTAATATGAATTTTGACCGCCTGCGGTTTGTCGCCGAACGGGCCGAGGTCGGGGAAGAACGCGAGGCTCTGTTTGCCGTCACCATCCCCGAAGAACGGGGCAGTTTCAAACAGTTCTGTGAAATTGTCGGCCAGCGCAGCGTCACCGAATTCAGTTACCGCATCAGCGATGATCGGGAAGCGCATGTGCTCGTCGGCCTGTCGATCCGCAATCGCAGCGAAGTCCCCGAAATCACACAGGACTTCGCTTCTCGCGGATTTGGCGTGCTGGATCTGGTCGACGATGATCTGGTCAAAGACCATCTCCGCTACATGGTGGGCGGCAGAAGTCCCCTCGTCGGCAATGAACGGCTCTACCGGTTCGAGTTCCCCGAGCGCCCCGGCGCCCTCATGCGATTTCTCTCACGCATGCATCCCAGCTGGAACATCAGCCTGTTCCATTACCGCAACCAGGGCTCCGACTTCGGTCGTATCCTGGTCGGCATTCAGGTCCCCGATGCGGAACTGCCTGACTTCCAGAACTTCCTGGCAACATTAGGTTACCGCCACGTCGATGAATCCGATAACCCCGTCTATCAACTGTTTCTGCGTTAA
- a CDS encoding sulfite exporter TauE/SafE family protein — MVYILAGSLLIGLTLGLLGAGGSAITVPVLIYLVGHGTKESITESMAIVGLIAVAAAVPYASSKQIDWRSVLFFGLPGMLGTLAGAWLGGVAAEALQLVVFGGVLLAAALIMLRKPGNTEANSDSSSQRSPAWKIGLEGIVAGIVTGFVGVGGGFLIVPALVILGKLPMRLAIGTSLVIIAFQAAVGFTKYEFYLVANHMSVDWQTILIFTVVGIIGSIIGRHINTRLNQQKLKSVFAGFLLLLGGFVIVHEGGKYLQASVTDSAPSGQIHTKMIQTTSLTSVYNNIGEE; from the coding sequence ATGGTGTATATTCTGGCTGGTTCTCTGCTGATTGGATTGACCTTAGGTCTGCTAGGGGCAGGAGGGTCCGCGATCACTGTTCCGGTATTGATTTATCTGGTGGGCCATGGGACTAAAGAATCTATCACGGAGTCAATGGCAATAGTGGGGCTGATTGCAGTTGCAGCAGCAGTACCCTATGCCAGTTCAAAGCAAATAGACTGGCGTAGTGTTCTCTTTTTCGGGCTTCCCGGGATGCTGGGAACATTGGCAGGGGCCTGGCTTGGTGGAGTGGCTGCAGAAGCCCTTCAACTGGTCGTTTTTGGTGGTGTCTTACTTGCGGCCGCTCTGATCATGCTCAGAAAACCAGGAAATACAGAAGCGAATAGTGACTCTTCCTCTCAACGGTCCCCGGCGTGGAAAATTGGACTGGAAGGCATCGTTGCGGGGATCGTGACAGGTTTTGTCGGAGTCGGAGGCGGTTTTCTGATCGTGCCGGCTTTGGTGATCCTCGGAAAACTTCCCATGCGTCTGGCGATCGGTACCAGTCTTGTCATCATTGCTTTCCAGGCCGCGGTCGGTTTTACAAAATACGAGTTCTATCTGGTGGCAAATCATATGTCGGTCGACTGGCAGACAATTCTGATTTTCACTGTCGTGGGCATCATTGGCAGTATCATCGGCCGCCACATTAACACCCGTCTGAACCAGCAAAAGCTGAAATCGGTATTTGCTGGTTTTCTGCTTTTACTGGGAGGGTTCGTCATAGTTCATGAAGGTGGTAAGTATCTGCAGGCTTCAGTGACTGACTCAGCCCCTTCTGGGCAAATTCATACGAAGATGATTCAAACTACAAGTCTCACATCAGTTTACAATAATATAGGAGAAGAGTGA
- a CDS encoding DUF1559 family PulG-like putative transporter, with protein MTNSPLRKKIGYTMLMLLVLVVAFDQFLRYCQTRLEPYNGTPPLKNTMKLLGLALHNYQERHGSLPDDIRDTSTGENLLSWRVLLPEEVSETLPGYQNSEPWDAPGNRALTGSLPDLYEHADNGLPVTLSDQREAGLTSALGVKNPSGNWNGTDPDSEPVLYINNKPVLCVGVAAAGRVPWTRPVDYSISEVIDKLEQDQTSPSPTILFALFADGYVVPPPFTWKLSAPE; from the coding sequence ATGACAAACTCACCACTTCGCAAGAAAATCGGTTACACAATGCTGATGCTCCTGGTTCTGGTTGTGGCATTTGATCAGTTCTTGCGCTATTGTCAGACTCGACTTGAACCTTATAACGGCACTCCCCCGCTCAAAAACACGATGAAATTGCTGGGGCTGGCGCTCCATAATTATCAAGAGCGACATGGGTCACTGCCAGATGACATCAGGGACACATCAACGGGCGAGAACCTGCTCAGCTGGCGTGTGCTTCTACCTGAAGAAGTGAGTGAGACGCTGCCTGGTTATCAAAATTCGGAACCGTGGGACGCCCCCGGCAACCGCGCCCTGACGGGCTCTCTTCCCGATCTGTATGAACATGCGGACAATGGCTTGCCGGTCACACTGAGTGACCAGCGTGAGGCAGGCCTGACAAGTGCCCTGGGGGTGAAAAATCCCAGCGGTAACTGGAACGGCACCGACCCGGACAGCGAGCCAGTCCTATATATTAACAACAAACCGGTCCTTTGCGTCGGCGTCGCTGCAGCGGGACGAGTCCCCTGGACCAGACCGGTCGATTATTCGATCTCCGAGGTAATCGATAAACTAGAGCAGGACCAGACCAGTCCCTCACCCACAATCCTGTTCGCCCTCTTCGCAGACGGCTACGTCGTCCCGCCCCCGTTCACCTGGAAGCTGAGCGCGCCTGAGTAA